TAGTAAAGTTGAATTTGTCCACcttcaccaatacatcctcaataataTTGCTTGGGTGCTTCACTGAATGTCTGCCATTTGTGAGGACATGGTAGTAGGGCAAGCTTCTCCCAATTTCAATTTCTATAGATAGATAAAGGCATTAgattcacacttgcccctaaaTCACAATGTTCCTTCTAAAAAACCACAATCCCTATAGTACAAGGAATGGTGAAACTACccggatctttaagcttgggaggtagtttctttTGGAGTATTGCGTTGCACTTCTCAGTAAGTGCCACCATCTCATAATCCTCCAGTTTCCTTTTCTTCGACAAGATTTCTTTCATGGACATCACATAACTCgacatttgttcaagtgcctcagcAAAGGGAATGTTGTTGTGAAGAATTTTAAAAACATCTAAGAACTTAGAAAACTGCTTGTCAATTGTATTTTTTTGTAGCCTTTGAGGATATGGGATTTTGATTTGGTGCTCAAAACTCATAGGGGACTACGTCTTCTAAGGCTCTCATTACCCTTTTCTTGCACCTAATCCTTATTCTCTTCAACCACTTTTTGTAACTGAATAATCTTCTTGAATGACTTTTCAAATTCCATACCACTCCTCAAGGATATCGCATTGCCTTGCTCCTTTGGGGTCACTACTGTATTACTAGGCAAATTCCCCCGTGGTATGTTATACAACATACTTTCCAATTGACCAACTTGACTCTCCAAATTTCTGATGGATTCTCTAGTTTCAGTTATGAACTGAGTTTAAGTATTAGTCAAGGTCAATAATGAAGCTTGTAATTCATTAGTCTTCTCTGAGAAATTGATGGTTGGAGACACAGGCTGCTGAAATAGTTGTTGAGGGCCCCCATTATTTCTCCATGAAAAATTAGGGTGATTCCTCCACCCTGGgttgtaagtgtttgagaaagggttgTTGGCTTGCCTATTAAAATTTATAATCATATTCACTTGCTCCACAGGGATAACATTATTCACCTATGATGCCATACACTACTTAAATTGGTGAGAACCTCAACACCTTTCACACACCGTTTGCATTTGCA
This genomic interval from Humulus lupulus chromosome 8, drHumLupu1.1, whole genome shotgun sequence contains the following:
- the LOC133796260 gene encoding uncharacterized protein LOC133796260; translated protein: MSSYVMSMKEILSKKRKLEDYEMVALTEKCNAILQKKLPPKLKDPEIEIGRSLPYYHVLTNGRHSVKHPSNIIEDVLVKVDKFNFTTDFIILDKEEDEIF